In the Nicotiana tabacum cultivar K326 chromosome 16, ASM71507v2, whole genome shotgun sequence genome, one interval contains:
- the LOC107807301 gene encoding L10-interacting MYB domain-containing protein isoform X2, whose product MSKKVTQDNNSEKAKWDAKITELFLNLCVEEITAGNRPGTHFSRIGWSNLEQKFNDKTGKNYDKTKLKNKWDSLKLIWKDWDTLVGKETGLGWDCEKKMVQASVEWWSRKIKESPNVEKFRDKGLQCRELMEICFKDVVATGEHAWAPSSGVLPDNILGSNWFQPEKQFEFETPTSNEELIMEDDLRSNTGEGLDHINLEEPEVTEKRETNESGDKTKKRKASSITTEKEKSKVSTSLRITSSIERIAEAVELRSAIIVGSKDTPLSIKSVMDVVRNLPGMIIGSDLWWKASMLLVKQSMREMFLAQEDPELQLLWLEKMFELHKD is encoded by the exons ATGAGCAAGAAAGTGACACAAGATAACAATAGCGAAAAGGCTAAATGGGATGCAAAAATAACAGAATTGTTTTTAAATTTATGTGTGGAAGAAATTACTGCTGGAAATCGTCCTGGCACTCATTTTAGCAGAATAGGGTGGTCTAACTTGGAGCAAAAATTTAATGACAAGACTGGAAAAAACTATGATAAGACCAAACTGAAGAACAAATGGGATAGTTTGAAACTTATTTGGAAAGATTGGGATACTTTAGTTGGAAAGGAGACTGGCTTAGGATGGGACTGCGAGAAAAAGATGGTTCAAGCGAGTGTTGAATGGTGGAGTAGGAAAATAAAG GAGAGCCCAAATGTAGAGAAATTCAGAGATAAAGGTTTACAATGTCGAGAGTTGATGGAAATTTGTTTTAAAGATGTTGTTGCCACTGGCGAACATGCATGGGCGCCATCATCTGGAGTTTTACCCGATAACATACTTGGAAGTAATTGGTTTCAACCTGAGAAACAATTTGAGTTTGAAACTCCAACAAGTAATGAGGAGCTTATTATGGAGGATGACTTGAGAAGTAATACAGGAGAAGGATTGGATCATATTAACTTGGAAGAACCAGAAGTAACTGAAAAAAGAGAGACAAATGAGAGTGGTGATAAAACTAAAAAAAGGAAGGCATCATCAATTAcaactgaaaaggaaaaaagtaAAGTCAGTACTAGTTTAAGGATCACATCATCAATTGAGAGAATTGCAGAAGCTGTGGAATTGCGTTCTGCAATTATTGTGGGGTCAAAAGACACTCCACTCAGTATTAAGAGTGTTATGGATGTTGTTCGTAATTTACCTGGTATGATTATTGGTAGTGATTTATGGTGGAAAGCGAGTATGTTACTAGTCAAGCAATCAATGAGAGAAATGTTTTTAGCACAAGAAGACCCAGAGTTGCAATTGCTATGGTTAGAAAAGATGTTCGAACTACACAAAGACTAG
- the LOC107807301 gene encoding L10-interacting MYB domain-containing protein isoform X1: MFAAAFGLKNRKHCHDSFFYLFITCFSMHTYKIMSKKVTQDNNSEKAKWDAKITELFLNLCVEEITAGNRPGTHFSRIGWSNLEQKFNDKTGKNYDKTKLKNKWDSLKLIWKDWDTLVGKETGLGWDCEKKMVQASVEWWSRKIKESPNVEKFRDKGLQCRELMEICFKDVVATGEHAWAPSSGVLPDNILGSNWFQPEKQFEFETPTSNEELIMEDDLRSNTGEGLDHINLEEPEVTEKRETNESGDKTKKRKASSITTEKEKSKVSTSLRITSSIERIAEAVELRSAIIVGSKDTPLSIKSVMDVVRNLPGMIIGSDLWWKASMLLVKQSMREMFLAQEDPELQLLWLEKMFELHKD, from the exons ATGTTTGCTGCtgcttttggcttgaagaatagAAAACATTGTCATGATTCCTTCTTTTACTTATTCATtacatgtttttcaatgcatACTTACAAGATAATGAGCAAGAAAGTGACACAAGATAACAATAGCGAAAAGGCTAAATGGGATGCAAAAATAACAGAATTGTTTTTAAATTTATGTGTGGAAGAAATTACTGCTGGAAATCGTCCTGGCACTCATTTTAGCAGAATAGGGTGGTCTAACTTGGAGCAAAAATTTAATGACAAGACTGGAAAAAACTATGATAAGACCAAACTGAAGAACAAATGGGATAGTTTGAAACTTATTTGGAAAGATTGGGATACTTTAGTTGGAAAGGAGACTGGCTTAGGATGGGACTGCGAGAAAAAGATGGTTCAAGCGAGTGTTGAATGGTGGAGTAGGAAAATAAAG GAGAGCCCAAATGTAGAGAAATTCAGAGATAAAGGTTTACAATGTCGAGAGTTGATGGAAATTTGTTTTAAAGATGTTGTTGCCACTGGCGAACATGCATGGGCGCCATCATCTGGAGTTTTACCCGATAACATACTTGGAAGTAATTGGTTTCAACCTGAGAAACAATTTGAGTTTGAAACTCCAACAAGTAATGAGGAGCTTATTATGGAGGATGACTTGAGAAGTAATACAGGAGAAGGATTGGATCATATTAACTTGGAAGAACCAGAAGTAACTGAAAAAAGAGAGACAAATGAGAGTGGTGATAAAACTAAAAAAAGGAAGGCATCATCAATTAcaactgaaaaggaaaaaagtaAAGTCAGTACTAGTTTAAGGATCACATCATCAATTGAGAGAATTGCAGAAGCTGTGGAATTGCGTTCTGCAATTATTGTGGGGTCAAAAGACACTCCACTCAGTATTAAGAGTGTTATGGATGTTGTTCGTAATTTACCTGGTATGATTATTGGTAGTGATTTATGGTGGAAAGCGAGTATGTTACTAGTCAAGCAATCAATGAGAGAAATGTTTTTAGCACAAGAAGACCCAGAGTTGCAATTGCTATGGTTAGAAAAGATGTTCGAACTACACAAAGACTAG